The proteins below come from a single Streptomyces sp. SCSIO 75703 genomic window:
- the lysS gene encoding lysine--tRNA ligase — protein MPIVAQSTETTDWVSRFADEVIAESERRAPGKPVVVASGLSPSGPVHLGNLREVMTPHLVADEIRRRGVPVRHLISWDDYDRYRKVPQGIAGVDPEAWAEHIGKPLTSVPAPEGSAYPNWAEHFKAAMVTALADLGVEFDGISQTEQYTSGVYREQILHAMRHRGDIDAVLAQYRTKPKTAGKKQQKPVDEAELEAAEGSGAAAEDDGSSGSAGYFPYKPYCGNCDKDLTTVTAYDDESTELTYACTACGFSETVRLSEFNRGKLVWKVDWPMRWAYEGVVFEPSGVDHSSPGSSFQVGGQIVGIFGGKQPIGPMYAFVGISGMAKMSSSRGGVPTPADALKIMEPQLLRWLYARRKPNQSFKIAFDQEIQRLYDEWDRLDAKVAAGEALPADVAAHSRAVRTAAGELPRTPRPLPYRTLASVADITGGHEDQALRILSELDPEHPLGSLDEARPRYAKAEAWVTTHVPADQRTIVRGEPDADLLKSLDEASRKSLRLLLDGLAGHWSLDGLTHLVYGVPKVQAGFSADATPKELPAEIKTAQRSFFALLYHLLVGRDTGPRLPTLLLAVGQERVRALLGD, from the coding sequence GTGCCGATCGTGGCTCAGAGCACAGAGACCACCGACTGGGTCTCCCGTTTCGCGGACGAGGTCATCGCCGAGTCGGAGCGACGTGCCCCGGGCAAACCGGTCGTCGTCGCGTCCGGGCTGTCCCCCTCGGGCCCCGTCCACCTGGGCAACCTGCGCGAGGTCATGACCCCGCACCTGGTCGCCGACGAGATCCGCCGCCGGGGCGTCCCGGTGCGCCACCTGATCTCCTGGGACGACTACGACCGCTACCGCAAGGTGCCCCAGGGCATCGCGGGCGTCGACCCCGAGGCGTGGGCCGAGCACATCGGCAAGCCGCTGACCTCGGTCCCCGCCCCCGAGGGGTCCGCGTACCCGAACTGGGCCGAGCACTTCAAGGCCGCCATGGTCACCGCGCTGGCCGACCTCGGCGTGGAGTTCGACGGGATCAGCCAGACCGAGCAGTACACCTCCGGCGTCTACCGCGAGCAGATCCTGCACGCCATGCGGCACCGCGGCGACATCGACGCCGTCCTCGCCCAGTACCGCACCAAGCCGAAGACCGCCGGGAAGAAGCAGCAGAAGCCGGTCGACGAGGCCGAACTGGAGGCCGCCGAAGGCTCCGGCGCCGCCGCCGAGGACGACGGCAGCTCCGGCTCCGCCGGCTACTTCCCGTACAAGCCGTACTGCGGGAACTGCGACAAGGACCTCACCACGGTCACCGCCTACGACGACGAATCGACCGAGCTGACCTACGCCTGCACCGCCTGCGGCTTCTCCGAGACCGTGCGGCTCTCCGAGTTCAACCGCGGCAAGCTGGTCTGGAAGGTCGACTGGCCGATGCGCTGGGCGTACGAGGGCGTGGTCTTCGAGCCGAGCGGCGTCGACCACTCCTCGCCCGGCTCGTCCTTCCAGGTCGGCGGGCAGATCGTCGGCATCTTCGGCGGCAAGCAGCCGATCGGCCCGATGTACGCCTTCGTCGGCATCAGCGGCATGGCCAAGATGTCCTCGTCCCGGGGCGGCGTGCCCACCCCGGCCGACGCCCTGAAGATCATGGAGCCGCAGCTCCTGCGCTGGCTCTACGCCCGCCGCAAGCCCAACCAGTCCTTCAAGATCGCCTTCGACCAGGAGATCCAGCGGCTCTACGACGAGTGGGACCGGCTCGACGCCAAGGTCGCCGCCGGCGAGGCGCTGCCCGCCGACGTCGCCGCCCACTCCCGCGCGGTGCGCACCGCCGCGGGCGAGCTGCCGCGCACCCCGCGCCCGTTGCCGTACCGCACGCTCGCCTCGGTGGCCGACATCACCGGCGGGCACGAGGACCAGGCGCTGCGCATCCTGAGCGAGCTGGACCCGGAGCACCCGCTCGGCTCCCTCGACGAGGCCCGGCCCCGGTACGCCAAGGCCGAGGCGTGGGTCACCACCCACGTCCCCGCCGACCAGCGCACCATCGTGCGCGGCGAGCCGGACGCCGACCTGCTGAAGTCCCTCGACGAGGCGTCCCGCAAGTCCCTGCGGCTGCTGCTGGACGGGCTGGCCGGCCACTGGTCGCTGGACGGGCTCACCCACCTCGTCTACGGGGTGCCGAAGGTGCAGGCCGGCTTCTCCGCCGACGCCACGCCGAAGGAGCTGCCCGCCGAGATCAAGACCGCCCAGCGGTCCTTCTTCGCGCTCCTCTACCACCTGCTGGTCGGCCGGGACACCGGCCCCCGGCTGCCCACCCTGCTGCTCGCGGTGGGCCAGGAGCGGGTGCGCGCCCTGCTCGGCGACTGA